Proteins encoded in a region of the Panicum hallii strain FIL2 chromosome 3, PHallii_v3.1, whole genome shotgun sequence genome:
- the LOC112888123 gene encoding zinc-finger homeodomain protein 6-like has product MEFRGQEEPAEGMGASSAPPVAPSRAAPAPATAPPPGNHAAPPEVARYHECLRNHAAALGGHVVDGCGEFMPGAGAGDDALKCAACGCHRSFHRKDDGQRRQLLLPAPAPPVTPTAPHVPLLLPPPHPYASASHPHYAPPPPPLPYLGTPSGSGGTTTESSSEERGAPSAHAAAAQGHLRRKRFRTKFTPEQKEQMLAFAERLGWRMQKQDEALVQQFCEQVGVRRQVFKVWMHNNKHTGSASRRQPQLPPQEQQSQQQPQPQQQQQ; this is encoded by the coding sequence ATGGAATTTAGGGGCCAGGAGGAACCCGCCGAGGGGATGGGCGCCAGCTCCGCGCCGCCGGTCGCGCCCAGCAgggccgcccccgcccccgccacgGCCCCGCCCCCGGGGAACCACGCGGCGCCCCCCGAGGTGGCGCGGTACCACGAGTGCTTGCGCAACCACGCGGCGGCGCTGGGTGGGCATGTTGTCGACGGCTGCGGGGAGTTCAtgcccggcgccggcgccggggacgACGCGCTCAAGTGCGCCGCCTGCGGCTGCCACCGCAGCTTCCACCGCAAGGACGACGGCCAGCGGCGCCAGCTGCTGCtcccggcgcccgcgccgcctgtgACGCCGACGGCCCCGCACGTCCCgctcctcctgccgccgccccaCCCCTACGCCTCCGCCAGCCACCCCCactacgcgccgccgccgccgccgctcccgtacCTCGGCACGCCCAGCGGCAGTGGCGGCACCACGACCGAGTCGTCCAGCGAGGAGCGCGGGGCGCCGTCCGcgcacgccgcggcggcgcagggaCACCTGCGGCGGAAGCGGTTCCGGACCAAGTTCACGCCGGAGCAGAAGGAGCAGATGCTGGCGTTCGCGGAGCGGCTGGGCTGGCGGATGCAGAAGCAGGACGAGGCGCTGGTGCAGCAGTTCTGCGAGCAGGTCGGCGTGCGGCGCCAGGTCTTCAAGGTGTGGATGCACAACAACAAGCACACCGGCAGCGCCAGCAGGAGGCAGCCGCAGCTGCCGCCGCAGGAGCAACAATCCCAacagcagccgcagccgcagcagcaacagcagtag